Genomic segment of Seriola aureovittata isolate HTS-2021-v1 ecotype China chromosome 1, ASM2101889v1, whole genome shotgun sequence:
TCACCATGTCCTCTTTAAAAAGTCGACCTCAAGAGCAGCACCCGGCAACAACGGCAGAAAAAGTCACTCcttcaattaaataaaaacgGTTCTAACTGTCAAACcttgtttcttttctccattttctgtctttccgtACTTTTTAATTGGATTGCTAGCTTCTCCTTCCCTCCATAGCATCTTCCAGGTCTCCCTCTTTTCGCGCTCTCTCTCCAGCGGGTGCCGTTAGCCGTTAGCCGTTAGCCGTTGTTCTCTTAAAGGGACAGTACACATTTTAAACCCAAATATCCaaattaaactaaatgaaaaagatgACGTTTAGCCTAGTGAGGAGTGAGTGAGCGAAATGAATAATACTTCAATACTGATATACCGTATATGCGAAATTATATAGTAATTCATATGGAAATTTAACTGTTTATGAATAACATACTGTAGCCAGGCTGGAATGACTGTTAACTGCTGGTCTAGTCAATTTTATCATGACTACATTTCACTGATAGTACTTTTACTCTAGTACAATTTTGgatgcaggacttttatttgtaagaGGGAATTTAAACTGTTGACACTTTTACTTAACGTCACtgccagtagatgttgcacttgaccaccagcatctcagaccaaaacaaatgcttctaCAGCCACACCACTGTTAGCAAGTTAGCTACAGTTAGCATGCCTTCTAAAGGTGGTTACGAGTTACTTACACAtcgaggaggaaaaaaagggcaGTTATGAGTCAAGCTGCAGCCCTTTATCAGTTCAAAGGGTTCTCAATCTTGGCAAACCAAGACTTGTACTTCCGGGATACTGACTGTCCACTGGCCAACTGGGTTTTGAGCCCAGAGTCCCCATGGCCAGTGGAGGAGATTCTGGAAGGTTGTTGTCACCTGAACATACTgtgccatctcacctgtgggtgGTCTCTGTGTGTAAACTGGGGAGGGCCAACAGTTAAACAGTTAATGGTATAAAGATTCTCAGTACTCATTCAACCAGTGCAAAACAAAGTATTTATGACATTGATGCCAAAGTAATATCTCAATCTAATATTGCCATTTATTAGTTTTGCAACATCACCTGCACAAGATAACATGGTCATTTCTGCTGGTTGACATATGTATATTACCCATCCATCATCATATAACTCAGTCCTTGTAGTGAtggttcagttttgtttttatttttgttgttttagttaTTGACAGTTTGGTTTAATGTTAATAAAGGTTACATGTAAAGTTTAGTAATGTGTACAACTGTCTTCCTGCAGGTCACTGGTGGAGCCTGGTGCTGCTGAGTGATGGAGCTGAAGGTGTGGGTGGAGGGTGTGGTCAGAGTGGTTTGTGGCGTATCACAAAGCACTTCCTGTCAGGACGTCGTGATAGCTCTTGCACAAGCAATTGGTAAGTATGTCAATTTTCATCCAACACTGAATTATTCACATATCCTTTAAGCACTGTTACTGCTATTACTTCTACTTTCTGGAAGACTGGCAAGTTTTGCTGTCACAGTTTCTAGCACAGAATTAATTACAGTAGTTTTCTGTAACACCATCCATCAAACTGTCAACTATGAAAGTGGAATATCTAACTGATTGATTGTTGTAAGATTAGCTGAGAATGCTAATGCTCCTAATGGGATAATTCATCATTAGAGGACTGTACAGacttaaaataacatttaatatctTCATTTTAGAATAGCAACATCATCACattgtttgcttttttcctgcagttttatATTATGGGGTGCACTAAAGTAAACTGTTTAATATACATGCTTTTTAttgcatgttttttattttgttttatagagTAGAATCATTAAAACTTCCCCCTTGACAGCCTCAAAATGCAGCACCCTacattcagctgtttgttgGTTGTAATATTTTGTACTGTTGAATATTAATCTTTCATGTGTATCTGTACCTGTTTTCCACAGGTCAGACTGGTCGTTACATTCTCATCTTGAAGCTACGTGAGAATGAGAAACATCTGGTTGCCGATGACTGTCCTCTGCAGCATCTGGCTCAGCTGGGACAGCTGGCTCCAGAGGTCCAGTTCATTCTGCGGCGGACCGGTCCCAGCCTCAGTGATGGACAGAACACATCAACCATAGAGAGACATATTCCCCTACTCAGACCATCAGAACCAGAGCCCCCCAAATACAGAGGACCACACAAGGCTCTCACCTTCAATCTGGGTCCCTCAACACTTCCCAAGAGGACTAAACCAAATAGGGCCTGGTCTCCATCGCCTAGGGCATCCCCAGAACCACGAACGTCCCCTGTCTCTTTCCTAGACGCCCCCAACTCTGTGAAAGCTGTCCCCTTTTACCCCTTCAAAGAGGAAGTGTTCAGGCAGATTCTGCAGCAACAGAGGATGTTACAAGACCTGGAGATTCAGATTCAAGCTCTGGAAAGGGAAACAGATGTGTGGGAGCAGGAGAGGTCATCCGCTGTGGTTCCAATTCTGAATCAGGACCTTACAGAGGAACTGGAGGaactggagcagcagctgaggcagAACGAGGCAGAGCTGATGCACAGAGCACACTGGGAAGAACAGTTACAGGCAGAGCTGGACAGAGAGCAAGGTACGTGTTCAAACCTATGTTCACTGATTGTGGCAACTGTCTTCATCCTCTGACacttttaaaataagaaatgttaACACTGTTATCAACAGATATGCACAGACAACTACACCAGATACACTCATCAATGGATGATCACAATAATCAGATCAAGGAGCTCCAGGCCCGTTCTGCACATGTAGACCAGGACATACAACTCACAGCCCA
This window contains:
- the LOC130169928 gene encoding ras association domain-containing protein 8-like isoform X2; translated protein: MELKVWVEGVVRVVCGVSQSTSCQDVVIALAQAIGQTGRYILILKLRENEKHLVADDCPLQHLAQLGQLAPEVQFILRRTGPSLSDGQNTSTIERHIPLLRPSEPEPPKYRGPHKALTFNLGPSTLPKRTKPNRAWSPSPRASPEPRTSPVSFLDAPNSVKAVPFYPFKEEVFRQILQQQRMLQDLEIQIQALERETDVWEQERSSAVVPILNQDLTEELEELEQQLRQNEAELMHRAHWEEQLQAELDREQDMHRQLHQIHSSMDDHNNQIKELQARSAHVDQDIQLTAHKLSSAVSQQQEEALGPLRQELHNRLQQGENLNATASETQRELQTAAGIIQMAAG
- the LOC130169928 gene encoding ras association domain-containing protein 8-like isoform X1 yields the protein MELKVWVEGVVRVVCGVSQSTSCQDVVIALAQAIGQTGRYILILKLRENEKHLVADDCPLQHLAQLGQLAPEVQFILRRTGPSLSDGQNTSTIERHIPLLRPSEPEPPKYRGPHKALTFNLGPSTLPKRTKPNRAWSPSPRASPEPRTSPVSFLDAPNSVKAVPFYPFKEEVFRQILQQQRMLQDLEIQIQALERETDVWEQERSSAVVPILNQDLTEELEELEQQLRQNEAELMHRAHWEEQLQAELDREQDMHRQLHQIHSSMDDHNNQIKELQARSAHVDQDIQLTAHKLSSAVSQQQEEALGPLRQELHNRLQQGENLNATASETQRELQTAAGIIQDRWQLVEELNKELRQCNLQQFIQQTGGANNDQTNSLPITEVYLSNAGIME